One stretch of Zingiber officinale cultivar Zhangliang chromosome 6B, Zo_v1.1, whole genome shotgun sequence DNA includes these proteins:
- the LOC121990564 gene encoding COBRA-like protein 7: MFWSIDYIVAYDPMDPDGNVTIKWDFIIFDGNHYTVLVSIYNYQLYRHIEIPGWRLGWTWPKHEAIWDMRGAESTNQGDCSRFKVSTLPHCCDPSPTIIDLPLGAPYNFRTDNCCRGGVLSSLAQDPSHIQASFKMVIDSRNVTDEANPKPYNFTLGVPGYTCSNATKVAASKFKTDTERTTQALLTWEVICSYSQFRESATPGCCVSLSTFYSSTIVSCPDCSCGCQGTPTSPLCLRDDEKYSRLKEQSSDSDGSQNPLLCTQHMCPISVHWHVKVSYKDYWRVKMTITNYNMNKNYSDWNLVLQHPNLRSLLQIFSFNYHPLLQYGSLNDTGVFWGIKHYNDMLLNYGDNGNVQSEMLLHKDTEEFTFKGGWPFPRRISFNGHDCVMPPPDLYPSLPKGYSMASSPLLPDVTVFLSTIFLSVVLVLL, translated from the exons ATGTTTTGGTCAATTGATTATATAGTTGCGTATGATCCAATGGACCCGGACGGCAACGTCACCATCAAGTGggatttcatcatcttcgatGGCAACCATTACACG GTTTTGGTGAGCATCTACAACTACCAGCTTTACCGGCACATCGAGATCCCCGGCTGGCGGCTGGGTTGGACGTGGCCCAAACACGAAGCGATTTGGGACATGCGCGGCGCAGAGTCGACCAACCAGGGAGACTGCTCCCGCTTCAAGGTCAGCACCCTCCCCCACTGCTGCGACCCATCTCCCACCATCATCGACCTCCCCCTAGGCGCCCCCTACAACTTCCGAACCGACAACTGCTGCCGCGGTGGTGTCCTCTCCTCCCTCGCCCAGGACCCCTCCCACATCCAAGCCTCCTTCAAAATGGTCATCGACTCCCGCAACGTCACCGACGAAGCAAATCCCAAGCCGTACAACTTCACCCTCGGAGTTCCCGGTTACACTTGCAGCAACGCCACCAAGGTGGCGGCCAGCAAGTTCAAGACTGACACCGAAAGGACAACCCAGGCACTGT TGACATGGGAAGTGATCTGCTCATACTCGCAGTTCAGGGAATCAGCAACGCCCGGTTGCTGCGTCTCATTGTCGACTTTCTACAGCAGCACCATCGTTTCCTGCCCTGACTGTAGCTGTGGCTGCCAGGGCACACCGACATCACCTCTCTGCTTAAG GGATGATGAGAAATACTCCAGGTTGAAGGAACAGTCTAGTGACAGCGATGGATCACAAAACCCTCTTCTCTGCACACAACACATGTGCCCCATTAGCGTGCATTGGCATGTGAAGGTCAGCTACAAAGACTACTGGAGAGTGAAGATGACCATCAccaactacaacatgaacaagaACTACAGTGACTGGAATTTAGTGCTGCAACATCCCAACCTTCGAAGCCTCTTGCAGATCTTTAGCTTCAATTACCACCCTCTCCTTCAGTATGGCAGTCTCA ACGACACCGGTGTGTTTTGGGGGATCAAGCATTACAATGACATGTTGCTCAACTACGGAGACAACGGGAATGTGCAGAGTGAGATGCTGCTGCACAAGGATACGGAAGAGTTCACGTTCAAAGGAGGCTGGCCGTTTCCGAGGAGGATATCTTTCAACGGTCACGACTGTGTCATGCCACCACCGGATTTGTACCCCTCGCTGCCGAAAGGCTACTCCATGGCTTCTTCCCCGTTGCTTCCTGATGTTACTGTGTTTCTATCCACAATTTTTCTTTCTGTAGTTTTAGTGCTCCTGTGA
- the LOC121989098 gene encoding salt tolerance receptor-like cytoplasmic kinase 1 yields MFRGSRIPLCGCFRNPGESDLGPAQARVADGPETEQEKEAAALMPRRFSWAEVEFATGKFADSAVVVGEGGTSTVYLGRLPDFSLVAVKLHRPSERLHRAFRQELDVLLRLRHSHIVRFLGYCDDHEEEGALVFEYVPKGSLHEKLHGREALPWAQRMAIACQVAQALEYLHEECDPQVVHGDVKAANVLLDGGMEAKLCDFGSARVGFSAAVGPPRSGLAMAVGSPGYIDPHYLRSGMVSKKCDVYSFGVLLLELVTGAEAFDAERERRLTAQMAPVLRNPAGRVAEAVDTRLGGAYDAGEASAVIAVAAVCVGSNPSLRPTMAEVVGILREKTSSSIAAICDGKKRVVTSGSKMPI; encoded by the exons ATGTTCCGAGGCAGCAGAATACCGCTCTGCGGATGCTTCCGGAACCCGGGCGAGTCGGATCTCGGCCCGGCCCAGGCCCGCGTGGCTGATGGACCGGAAACAGAGCAGGAGAAGGAGGCGGCGGCGCTGATGCCACGGCGGTTCAGTTGGGCGGAGGTCGAGTTCGCGACCGGGAAGTTTGCCGACTCCGCGGTGGTGGTCGGCGAGGGAGGAACCAGCACCGTCTATCTCGGCCGCCTCCCGGATTTCTCCCTGGTGGCCGTCAAGCTCCATCGTCCCAGCGAGCGCCTCCACCGCGCTTTCCGTCAGGAGCTTGACGTCCTCCTCCGCCTCCGCCACTCCCACATAGTCCGCTTTCTCGGATACTGCGATGACCACG AGGAAGAAGGGGCTTTGGTGTTCGAGTACGTACCGAAAGGGAGCCTCCATGAGAAGCTCCACGGCCGAGAGGCGCTGCCGTGGGCGCAGCGGATGGCGATAGCGTGCCAGGTGGCGCAGGCACTGGAGTACCTGCACGAGGAGTGCGATCCCCAGGTGGTGCACGGCGACGTGAAGGCCGCTAACGTGCTCCTCGATGGGGGAATGGAGGCGAAGCTGTGCGACTTCGGATCCGCCCGGGTGGGCTTCTCGGCGGCCGTGGGGCCGCCAAGATCCGGCCTCGCCATGGCGGTGGGTTCGCCTGGGTACATCGACCCGCACTACCTCCGCTCGGGGATGGTCTCCAAAAAGTGCGACGTGTACAGCTTCGGGGTGCTGCTTCTGGAGCTCGTCACTGGGGCGGAGGCGTTCGACGCCGAGCGCGAGCGGCGGCTGACTGCGCAGATGGCCCCGGTGCTGCGCAACCCGGCCGGGCGGGTGGCGGAGGCGGTGGACACCAGATTGGGCGGGGCGTACGACGCCGGAGAGGCATCAGCGGTGATAGCGGTGGCGGCAGTGTGCGTGGGGAGTAATCCCAGCCTCCGCCCCACGATGGCGGAGGTTGTCGGGATACTGCGGGAGAAGACGTCGTCGTCCATCGCAGCAATATGCGATGGCAAAAAGAGAGTTGTAACGTCGGGGTCGAAAATGCCTATTTAG
- the LOC121990563 gene encoding zinc finger protein ZAT9-like gives MEQLRYSCNLCFRRFSNGRALGGHMRFHAVSTAAASLLPGGSSASLGQKVEGKEAGASYGLRANPRKSFRLVDPEFASEELPAGSSVVVQDRESDTESPTAIRSSVKRPRATHMEAKPASSFSDTTPEEDVALSLLMLSRDSSWAAASVDVRPSEGSNEDEEEEGEGEGKIWPSRAPPPPRKGRGRYQSGPCKKVFRSYQALGSHQATHKRTNGRAPATEPDQIYGEADSADAKIHECPICLRVFSSGQALGGHKRAHFTSSLPIVVAKSSVPLYPPPRSRLSTSSWVAAASANSTSLFDLNSPATADDEVELSDISDMQGHI, from the coding sequence ATGGAGCAGTTACGCTACTCCTGCAACCTCTGTTTCCGACGCTTTAGCAACGGCCGCGCGCTCGGGGGCCACATGCGCTTCCACGCTGTCTCCACAGCCGCCGCTTCGCTGCTTCCCGGTGGTTCCTCAGCCTCGTTGGGCCAAAAAGTGGAGGGTAAGGAGGCGGGTGCTTCATACGGATTGAGAGCGAATCCAAGGAAGAGCTTCCGCCTAGTGGATCCCGAGTTCGCCTCGGAGGAGCTTCCGGCGGGATCCAGCGTTGTCGTTCAGGACCGGGAGAGCGATACGGAGTCTCCCACGGCCATCCGCAGCTCGGTAAAGCGGCCGCGGGCCACCCACATGGAAGCGAAGCCAGCTAGCTCCTTCTCGGATACGACACCCGAGGAGGACGTCGCCCTGTCCCTCTTAATGCTCTCGCGCGACTCTTCTTGGGCCGCCGCCTCGGTGGACGTCCGCCCCTCCGAAGGCTCCAAtgaagacgaagaagaagaaggtgagggtGAGGGTAAGATTTGGCCATCGCGGGCGCCTCCGCCTCCGCGGAAGGGGCGAGGCCGGTACCAGTCCGGCCCGTGCAAGAAGGTCTTCCGGTCGTACCAAGCGCTTGGCAGTCATCAGGCGACTCACAAAAGGACCAATGGCCGAGCACCGGCCACTGAGCCTGACCAGATCTATGGCGAGGCCGACTCAGCCGATGCCAAGATTCACGAGTGCCCCATCTGCTTGAGAGTCTTCAGCTCCGGTCAAGCTCTCGGAGGCCACAAGAGGGCCCATTTCACCTCTTCCTTGCCCATTGTAGTCGCCAAAAGCTCAGTCCCTCTTTATCCGCCGCCACGCTCTCGGCTGAGCACCTCCTCATGGGTCGCCGCTGCCTCAGCCAACAGCACCAGCCTCTTCGACCTCAATTCGCCGGCGACGGCGGACGACGAGGTCGAGCTGTCGGACATTTCGGATATGCAAGGACACATTTGA